The Coccidioides posadasii str. Silveira chromosome 3, complete sequence genome contains a region encoding:
- a CDS encoding uncharacterized protein (SECRETED:SignalP(1-34)~EggNog:ENOG410PY0R~TransMembrane:1 (n8-18c23/24o194-217i)), which translates to MARLSQRWLPLYLQSFLAAVAFTATCYFPDGGESNRDVPCSSDEFTACCRHNHVCLSNGLCMQVGDQPFVISRGSCTDRNWDSVRCPPVCQGPDDNPSGGAVIVPISSGREPRYCCLGSVVRGSETTCVNDAEPFTLDDGEVVIGYAALSGVVRATAPTETSSAPTATNSPSASSTPGGNGPSDGSSSSNSTNIAIGAGVGVPLGVIALVSIAWALYERRQRRRCNIPPEQLRFAEHPMPPPPAMTGYSSQPELVQHPPVELNSREIKR; encoded by the coding sequence ATGGCGCGGCTATCGCAGCGTTGGTTGCCGCTCTACCTTCAATCGTTCCTTGCAGCAGTGGCATTTACGGCGACGTGCTACTTTCCCGACGGCGGCGAGTCGAACCGAGATGTGCCTTGCTCATCGGACGAATTCACCGCCTGCTGTCGACATAACCATGTTTGCCTGAGCAATGGTCTTTGCATGCAAGTCGGCGATCAACCGTTTGTCATATCGCGGGGAAGCTGTACCGATCGCAACTGGGACTCTGTCAGATGCCCGCCTGTCTGTCAAGGGCCCGACGATAACCCCAGCGGAGGCGCCGTAATTGTCCCCATTTCGAGTGGGCGAGAGCCGAGATACTGCTGCCTTGGTAGTGTCGTGAGAGGATCTGAGACAACTTGTGTCAACGATGCAGAGCCTTTCACCCTCGATGATGGGGAAGTGGTAATCGGCTATGCTGCCCTTTCTGGCGTTGTGCGTGCGACCGCGCCGACCGAAACCAGCTCAGCACCTACTGCGACGAACAGCCCATCAGCTTCTTCTACACCTGGAGGCAACGGTCCATCTGATGGATCATCCTCCAGCAATTCCACGAACATCGCCATCGGTGCAGGAGTTGGCGTTCCGCTCGGAGTTATTGCCTTGGTGTCCATCGCATGGGCATTGTATGAGCGGAGACAGCGACGTAGATGTAATATTCCCCCAGAACAACTGAGGTTCGCTGAACACCCAATGCCTCCGCCTCCTGCTATGACAGGTTACAGCTCACAGCCCGAGCTTGTCCAGCATCCACCAGTTGAGCTTAATTCACGCGAAATCAAAAGGTGA
- a CDS encoding uncharacterized protein (EggNog:ENOG410PNZY~COG:S), translating to MLDLHDLTPWGSALAPLPSIPEVAFLEVAMRIQWVCKKSFNPFCRVIDFLRGSNNLVYVVEFDDGEKYVIRVPATGRGGSLAEACIYSSGSRHAIYIRAVTSILIPGIFAFYNSCNTPDAPFMALSFVHGCPADLTWFEPSGLDALEEWRVKILESLAGAMSQLQGLEFSHVGSLFPTGNALIRGPCYRWDYGTFGTKDYGRVLKVEDFGSFTSSQAYLQYCLASRPDGEIYRNPSINAGAQKILDMAISCLPHFTTEESADATFVVGLPDFNWQNIMTDGAGNVTSIEDWDNVQTKTGRLWYLTIPRLIATDWNPALYRLSTYAASNEFSGNSSPQHCTP from the exons ATGCTGGATCTACATGATCTGACACCCTGGGGATCCGCTTTGGCCCCCCTCCCGAGCATCCCAGAGGTTGCTTTCTTAGAAGTGGCCATGAGGATTCAATGGGTGTGTAAAAAAAGCTTCAACCCCTTTTGCCGCGTCATTGACTTCCTTCGTGGCTCTAACAATCTTGTTTACGTTGTCGAGTTCGATGATGGAGAAAAGTATGTGATTCGCGTCCCAGCAACGGGCCGGGGAGGCAGCCTTGCCGAGGCGTGCATTTATAGCTCTGGCTCACGCCATGCAATATATATCCGAGCCGTAACGAGCATCCTTATTCCCGGGATATTCGCCTTCTATAACAGCTGCAACACTCCCGACGCCCCATTCATGGCCTTGAGCTTTGTACATGGCTGCCCTGCGGATTTAACATGGTTTGAACCATCGGGACTCGACGCTTTGGAAGAGTGGCGAGTTAAGATCTTGGAGAGCCTTGCAGGGGCAATGTCACAGCTTCAAGGGCTCGAATTCAGCCACGTTGGTTCCCTATTCCCTACGGGCAATGCTCTGATAAGGGGGCCTTGTTATCGCTGGGATTACGGGACCTTTGGAACAAAGGATTATGGGAGGGTCCTTAAGGTCGAAGACTTCGGATCCTTTACCTCCTCGCAAGCGTATCTCCAGTATTGCTTAGCATCCCGCCCAGATGGAGAGATCTATCGCAACCCTAGTATCAACGCAGGCGCTCAAAAGATCCTAGATATGGCAATTTCGTGCCTGCCACACTTTACAACTGAAGAATCCGCCGATGCGACGTTCGTCGTCGGCCTCCCAGATTTCAATTGGCAAAACATTATGACCGACGGTGCCGGAAATGTTACTAGCATAGAGGACTGGGACAACGTCCAAACCAAGACTGGACGTCTTTGGTACTTGACTATTCCTCGATTGATCGCTACGGACTGGAATCCGGCCTTGTACCGCCTTAGCACCTACGCGGCGTCGAACGAATTTTCGGGAAATTCCAG CCCACAACATTGCACCCCGTGA
- the ERG6_2 gene encoding Delta(24)-sterol C-methyltransferase (EggNog:ENOG41KOG1269~COG:I), translated as MPSLPSQDREEDRFTPAVEPMHAKSAEERNAFLSMLKKDSKSHREITNSYLNFWQADGGKARDDTEDERDGRISEYMSLVSSYYDLATDIYEEAWAQSFHLCRFAIGEPLQQALARHEHYLACRINLSPDMHVLDVGCGV; from the exons ATGCCTTCGCTACCTTCCCAGGACCGTGAGGAAGATCGCTTCACGCCAGCTGTTGAACCAATGCATGCGAAATCGGCGGAGGAGCGGAATGCGTTCCTGTCCATGTTGAAGAAGGATAGCAAATCACACCGTGAAATCACGAATAGCTATCTGAACTTCTGGCAAGCCGATGGTGGGAAAGCAAGAGACGATACCGAGGATGAGCGAGACGGAAGGATAAGCGAATACATGTCTCTTGTGAGCAG CTACTACGATCTAGCCACAGATATCTACGAGGAAGCATGGGCACAGTCTTTCCATCTCTGCCGCTTTGCGATTGGCGAACCGCTGCAGCAGGCTCTTGCACGACATGAGCATTACTTAGCTTGTAGGATTAATTTGAGCCCAGATATGCATGTGTTGGATGTGGGTTGTGGAGTTTGA
- a CDS encoding uncharacterized protein (EggNog:ENOG410PMDA~COG:T~BUSCO:489at33183), with translation MADSLPMYAAGAVGDNGVDLDDPFVSSTPAGNHTQREPHRYSSFDAQLFTLNTSSPAQAKRALEAHLAETERRLEETSNLGTALIEQQRELMDKLKEVEQQHTDGEIGPDLRRKLNDLEREYNEIGRETARVALGPKVRLTGQEDGLATPSLDSRHHASPSVFSSQATNSPSKVTVPSRKQRNQPSSRVHDIEFATEISTSLLAQVRQLQALLAEREEAIKALTLEKSHLELEAEGFTQRLRALDESEQRYKDENWSLETQTHDLLAAAKEASDRESRLTNNLNALTVEKNNIQRELDELKQANGRLVEENMATQKALDSELHILRRNITLGESERNALQQKVDELAGQNQELAKAVAAKLRQHEADSAKDPNSEDNRKASDDLTPENSPPPSPNKPTPRHGLLESETLKSSLHHAHRMIQTLKGTIHREKTEKIELKRMLQDARDELEQRRAEPVRPISSHNRRQKPKGDNFKKPARPEMLGAGRKGITQIEVAEPEWEDEGEPSPTRVARPNKRAVSYGNSGIESSTTSDAYQTANETEAFETANEREVTTESEAFQTGTENFIDESSDDLTETESRTMHTGTIRPRRSGQLNSTRPMSFASTASTSGDEDEYIEVRTPVQHQPPRYRIKMSRGRRGRVSQESHIRQGSVPLSPRDSPASLNSPPQSPRQREISGGQSLFAELSGLAGAGSDSEFGAPLRSSTMSETSTPSRRQSFATLADSSRPVTAREIVMVDSCTMTEPLPPAVPAQFEIVSPPETTSDYKDAETSTAPREVVDAFTTFERIVIDSATQCMPMETPLLAKSEPAVTIDIAPEIPDTDANYDSLHATIETPPSPVMLPMEPTILDISPIYSEQTAPISPMPIDLQSRRPSVRMDMSVIAFEDSRPSLPAVTPSKSSLDLAMSSIQSTSTNPLAAVPVSLPESKRAQVLEFSTIFEVGTSPKEAIFPTVPPMALEVSNIQCVEFLPVKPVPTILSVEPPTDTLKLNGIGAQPCPPQVTDRATQSQISTMDRGISTSPLPKIETESQGSQTALTEVLETGERSSQVQISTAEISSQTILTGFQIDKLLMERQASRPVTAIESSQAQAAIISTQSSPLTTPKAKQLSSAQTGLLRPNNATRRPDSSGSQRLGNSLSVPPLPVDHKQTIAAASQRLSSEASPSVMGPPIAPASSYRSSSQIRPRTPSEQPSRNSARNQSTPQTKFRRTSTSMASRRSSISSFASELDERFNIAKATYPFESGADPRMIQAITQTMIGEFLWKYTRKLGRSDMSNTRHQRYFWVNPYTRTLYWGPHDPQVLAKSQQRSKSVAIEAVRVVNDDNPYPPGLHRKSLEIITPGRTLKFTAATSQRHETWFNALSYLLLRTTDDETEEQDVVWEAGSDYNATNGRNSRQAESRRSISSHNSRAARTISKQFVETVPTLRRPVTPNQPSPSPSSRPGSSLRPDQTRPGSVTRISNVFRSSGIKSTFSSRRSRYGNAGGSIDSTSAASNDSAEELRRVIERQDREADRLENVRACCDGKHDVSALSRTSRYSARISPLSHHVHS, from the exons ATGGCCGATTCTCTTCCTATGTATGCTGCTGGGGCCGTTGGTGACAATGGGGTGGACTTGGACGACCCGTTTGTCTCCAGTACGCCGGCTGGAAACCATACGCAACGCGAACCGCACCGTTATTCCTCCTTTGACGCGCAGCTTTTCACCCTCAACACGTCCTCGCCTGCGCAAGCGAAACGTGCTCTCGAGGCGCATTTGGCTGAAACAGAACGCAGATTGGAGGAAACGTCAAATCTTGGCACCGCCCTCATAGAACAGCAGAGAGAGCTCATGGACAAGTTAAAGGAGGTCGAACAACAACATACAGACGGTGAGATCGGACCCGATTTACGGCGGAAACTCAATGATCTGGAGAGGGAGTACAACGAGATTGGTCGTGAGACCGCTCGAGTTGCGCTCGGTCCAAAAGTCCGGCTAACGGGCCAGGAAGATGGCCTGGCCACCCCGTCGTTGGATTCTCGT CATCATGCAAGTCCATCCGTGTTCTCCAGTCAAGCTACCAATTCACCCTCCAAGGTTACCGTGCCTTCTCGAAAGCAGCGCAACCAGCCCTCGAGCCGCGTACATGACATCGAATTCGCAACCGAAATCAGTACTTCTCTGCTCGCTCAAGTCCGTCAACTGCAGGCGCTGCttgcagaaagagaagaagcgaTCAAAGCCCTCACACTTGAAAAGTCTCACCTTGAACTTGAAGCCGAAGGCTTTACACAACGACTTCGGGCACTGGATGAGAGCGAACAGCGGTACAAGGATGAAAACTGGAGCTTAGAAACCCAAACACATGATCTCCTCGCTGCCGCCAAAGAAGCTTCTGACCGTGAAAGCCGTTTGACAAATAATCTGAATGCGCTCACGGTGGAAAAAAACAACATCCAACGGGAACTGGACGAGCTGAAACAAGCCAATGGCAGACTTGTTGAGGAGAATATGGCTACCCAGAAGGCTCTCGATTCCGAACTTCATATTCTCAGACGGAACATAACTCTTGGGGAATCTGAGCGCAATGCTCTTCAGCAAAAGGTTGATGAGTTAGCAGGGCAAAACCAGGAACTAGCTAAAGCCGTCGCCGCAAAACTACGTCAACACGAAGCGGACTCAGCGAAAGACCCCAACTCGGAGGATAACAGGAAGGCATCGGATGACCTAACCCCCGAGAACTCTCCACCTCCTTCGCCAAACAAACCAACGCCCCGTCATGGTCTTTTGGAGTCCGAGACCTTGAAAAGCTCTCTGCATCATGCCCACCGTATGATTCAAACCTTAAAGGGCACGATTCATAGAGAGAAGACCGAAAAAATAGAGCTGAAGCGCATGTTGCAAGACGCCAGGGACGAGCTGGAACAGCGCCGCGCAGAGCCAGTCCGCCCAATTAGCTCACATAATAGGCGCCAAAAACCCAAAGGGGACAACTTCAAGAAGCCGGCACGCCCTGAGATGCTTGGAGCTGGAAGAAAAGGTATCACACAGATCGAAGTTGCGGAGCCAGAATGGGAAGACGAAGGTGAACCAAGTCCAACTCGTGTCGCTCGACCAAATAAACGGGCTGTTTCATATGGCAACTCCGGAATTGAATCTAGCACAACCAGCGATGCCTATCAGACAGCCAATGAAACTGAGGCCTTCGAGACCGCTAACGAGCGTGAGGTCACTACTGAGAGCGAAGCTTTCCAAACCGGCACTGAGAATTTCATCGATGAAAGCAGCGATGACCTCACGGAGACTGAATCCCGCACTATGCATACGGGTACCATTCGGCCTCGACGATCCGGGCAACTCAATTCTACCAGGCCCATGTCTTTTGCCAGCACTGCCTCGACGTCTGGAGATGAGGACGAATATATTGAAGTGCGAACTCCTGTTCAACACCAGCCACCACGCTATCGGATTAAAATGAGTCGTGGAAGACGAGGGCGTGTGTCACAGGAGTCACATATACGGCAAGGAAGCGTCCCGCTAAGTCCTCGTGATTCTCCGGCAAGTTTAAACAGCCCCCCACAGAGCCCCCGACAAAGGGAAATCTCTGGGGGCCAAAGCCTCTTTGCCGAACTCAGTGGTTTAGCTGGAGCTGGAAGTGACAGCGAGTTTGGGGCGCCTCTCCGTTCAAGCACCATGTCTGAGACGTCTACTCCAAGCCGCCGTCAAAGTTTCGCGACGCTTGCGGATTCAAGCCGACCGGTAACAGCAAGGGAAATAGTCATGGTTGATTCTTGTACTATGACTGAACCCCTTCCGCCAGCAGTCCCTGCACAATTCGAAATTGTTTCCCCCCCCGAAACTACCTCCGATTATAAGGACGCAGAGACGTCGACAGCGCCGCGCGAAGTAGTAGACGCGTTCACCACCTTTGAAAGAATCGTCATTGACTCTGCCACCCAGTGTATGCCCATGGAAACTCCCCTCCTGGCTAAAAGCGAGCCTGCTGTTACCATTGATATCGCGCCAGAAATACCGGACACAGATGCCAATTATGACTCTCTTCATGCTACCATCGAGACACCGCCCTCTCCGGTTATGCTCCCAATGGAACCGACCATCCTAGACATTTCCCCAATTTACTCCGAGCAGACTGCCCCGATCTCGCCAATGCCAATTGATCTTCAATCTCGGCGACCCTCTGTGCGCATGGATATGTCGGTCATTGCTTTTGAGGATAGTCGCCCTTCTCTTCCTGCTGTTACACCATCAAAATCTTCGTTGGATCTGGCTATGTCATCAATTCAATCCACATCCACGAACCCCCTTGCAGCCGTTCCCGTCTCCCTACCCGAATCAAAACGTGCCCAGGTCCTTGAgttctcaactatctttgAGGTTGGAACCTCCCCGAAGGAGGCGATTTTCCCTACTGTGCCTCCTATGGCTCTAGAAGTGTCCAATATTCAATGCGTGGAATTCCTGCCCGTGAAACCTGTACCCACGATCCTAAGTGTAGAGCCGCCCACGGATACCTTGAAATTGAACGGTATAGGAGCTCAGCCCTGCCCGCCTCAAGTGACCGATCGCGCCACTCAGTCTCAGATTTCGACTATGGATAGAGGAATCAGTACTTCGCCTTTACCTAAAATTGAGACAGAAAGCCAGGGTAGTCAGACTGCCCTGACTGAGGTACTGGAAACGGGTGAACGATCTTCTCAAGTTCAAATCAGCACTGCGGAAATATCCTCTCAGACCATCTTGACCGGCTTCCAGATTGATAAGCTTCTCATGGAACGTCAAGCCAGTCGCCCAGTGACTGCCATCGAAAGTAGCCAAGCACAAGCTGCTATAATAAGCACGCAAAGCTCTCCCTTGACTACGCCGAAAGCGAAACAGCTATCCTCTGCCCAGACAGGCTTGCTCCGCCCGAACAATGCGACTAGACGACCTGATAGTTCTGGCAGTCAACGCCTGGGCAACAGCCTTTCCGTTCCACCCCTTCCCGTTGATCATAAACAGACCATCGCTGCAGCATCGCAGAGACTATCTTCAGAGGCGTCTCCAAGCGTGATGGGACCGCCCATTGCTCCAGCTTCATCGTACCGCAGTTCCAGCCAAATCAGACCGCGTACGCCAAGCGAGCAGCCCAGCCGTAATTCAGCCCGAAATCAAAGCACTCCACAGACGAAGTTTCGCCGTACGAGTACCAGCATGGCGTCTCGCCGGTCCTCCATATCGTCTTTTGCCTCGGAGCTGGATGAAAGGTTTAATATCGCGAAAGCGACATATCCTTTTGAATCCGGTGCCGATCCTCGCATGATTCAAGCCATTACGCAGACAATGATTGGGGAATTTTTGTGGAAGTACACCCGCAAGCTTGGTAGATCGGATATGTCGAACACTAGGCATCAACGATACTTCTGGGTTAACCCGTACACTCGGACATTATACTGGGGTCCCCACGATCCTCAAGTGCTTGCAAAGTCCCAGCAAAGGTCCAAGAGCGTTGCCATTGAAGCTGTTCGTGTTGTCAATGACGATAACCCCTATCCACCCGGCCTTCATCGGAAGAGTTTGGAGATCATTACGCCTGGTCGAACACTCAAGTTTACGGCGGCAACAAGCCAACGCCATGAGACATGGTTCAATGCTCTCTCATATTTGCTCCTTCGAACTACCGATGATGAAACTGAGGAGCAGGATGTGGTGTGGGAAGCTGGTAGTGATTACAACGCAACAAATGGACGGAACTCCCGGCAAGCGGAATCGAGAAGATCAATCTCTTCCCATAATAGTCGGGCTGCTCGTACAATTTCCAAACAGTTTGTTGAGACGGTTCCCACGCTTCGTCGGCCAGTGACTCCGAACCAGCCATCGCCGTCTCCGTCTAGTCGCCCGGGTTCATCCTTGCGACCCGACCAGACAAGACCTGGCTCTGTGACCCGGATCAGCAATGTGTTCAGGTCTTCAGGGATTAAATCGACGTTCTCAAGTCGTAGGAGCAGATACGGCAATGCTGGTGGAAGCATTGACAGTACGAGTGCTGCTAGCAATGACAGTGCTGAGGAGCTGAGGCGTGTGATTGAGAGACAAGACCGGGAGGCTGATCGGCTGGAGAATGTGCGGGCTTGCTGTGATG GGAAACATGATGTTAGCGCCCTCTCGAGGACAAGCCGATACAGCGCCAGAATCAGCCCCCTATCCCACCATGTTCACAGCTGA
- the CWC24 gene encoding RNA-splicing factor (BUSCO:457161at4751~EggNog:ENOG410PJWC~COG:O~BUSCO:14127at33183), protein MDEASSEQPIAPIAFKKRSAKAKSSVRKKAPSPPPAADSDSDLSSFEDDNEGRAVKRRRKNAVITASSTSAPANRQESDEPSAARPLPAGNDATKHSNWYDEEAGNDELSAKHLLGKTRSRPGAPEGGHDGVYRGSSKYQSFIQKNPDAPSKQFGPIKAPTNIRTVTFTDFAPDVCKDYKQTGFCGFGDTCKFLHAREDYKQGWELDRDWDSQTKGKKIVGRTVASANRDKKLDEDGSDDEDEMLESIPFACIICKQPYKNPVTTKCGHYFCESCALQRYRKNPSCAACGSGTGGVFNVAKKLTKLLEKKRERAQRKREMAIEAGEEVGEEESEG, encoded by the coding sequence ATGGACGAAGCCTCCTCGGAACAACCCATAGCCCCCATTGCATTTAAAAAGCGCTCCGCAAAGGCCAAGTCTAGTGTGCGCAAGAAAGCTCCGTCGCCACCACCCGCTGCCGATTCGGATTCTGATCTGAGCTCCTTCGAAGACGACAATGAGGGCCGCGCCGTCAAGCGCCGGCGCAAGAATGCCGTCATAACAGCGTCTTCCACATCTGCCCCGGCGAATCGACAAGAGTCTGACGAACCGTCTGCAGCTCGTCCGCTCCCTGCCGGAAACGACGCCACTAAACACTCAAATTGGTACGATGAAGAGGCTGGCAACGATGAGCTCAGCGCGAAGCACCTCCTCGGGAAGACGCGAAGCCGCCCAGGTGCCCCTGAAGGAGGACACGACGGAGTCTATCGAGGATCCTCAAAGTACCAATCATTCATTCAGAAAAATCCCGACGCTCCCTCAAAGCAGTTCGGCCCGATAAAAGCACCAACCAATATCCGCACGGTCACCTTTACCGACTTCGCTCCTGATGTGTGCAAGGACTACAAGCAGACAGGATTCTGTGGGTTTGGCGACACCTGCAAGTTCCTTCATGCCCGAGAAGACTACAAACAAGGCTGGGAGCTCGACCGTGACTGGGACAGCCAAACAAAAGGCAAGAAAATTGTCGGTCGCACGGTGGCTTCTGCAAACAGAGATAAGAAGCTCGACGAGGATGGGAGcgacgacgaagatgagATGCTGGAGTCCATTCCTTTTGCCTGCATCATCTGCAAGCAGCCCTACAAGAACCCTGTGACAACAAAATGCGGCCATTACTTCTGCGAGTCATGTGCTTTGCAACGGTATCGGAAGAATCCCTCCTGTGCAGCCTGTGGTTCAGGAACGGGAGGTGTCTTCAATGTTGCCAAGAAGTTAACCAAACTCCTCGAAAAGAAACGGGAGCGAGCGCAGAGAAAGCGGGAAATGGCCATTGAAGCCGGAGAAGAAGTGGGTGAAGAGGAGAGTGAAGGGTGA